The following are encoded together in the Thermosipho japonicus genome:
- the pelF gene encoding GT4 family glycosyltransferase PelF has product MNKLKVGIIFEGTYPYIVGGVSSWGNSLISNMKDVEFCVIHVGDVPKKKSPKYKFPDNITDYFEYYLFANYKFPKKRKIGKEITNALENIISYPFDENLMGKDLYELFKKNPSLDFTSIFKSQYYWDTIVSFYEKYLPYENFTNYYWTLYSMLIPFLNSMTVDLPKCDVYHTITTGYAGISAILNGLKYNIPVILTEHGIYHRERQLEILRADWIKEEFKTGWIKLFNTISSVVYKGSDKITTLFSENQKYEKEFCSIEEKFLIIPNGIDTNKFSNLTYRKRKTPFNVGLVGRIVEIKDIKTAIKAAKIVKQRIKDFKLFIIGPTDEEPEYFRECKELVDILNLQDTVEFTGMVDVKEYYPEINLMILSSVSEGQPLVILEAFAVGIPVVSTNVGACRELIYGSKEDFISPAGIVVKPKDFISLANAIIYMYENDKFRLNASETGKKRVQMRYRLDQMIENYKKLYLSVVN; this is encoded by the coding sequence GTGAACAAATTGAAAGTTGGAATAATTTTTGAAGGAACTTATCCTTATATTGTAGGCGGTGTTTCAAGTTGGGGAAATTCTTTAATTTCAAATATGAAAGATGTAGAATTTTGTGTTATCCACGTTGGCGATGTTCCAAAAAAGAAATCCCCAAAGTATAAATTTCCAGATAACATCACAGATTATTTTGAATATTATCTTTTTGCAAACTATAAATTTCCTAAAAAAAGAAAAATAGGAAAAGAAATTACAAATGCTTTGGAAAATATAATTTCTTATCCATTTGATGAAAACCTTATGGGCAAAGATCTATATGAATTATTTAAAAAAAATCCCTCTCTTGATTTTACAAGTATATTTAAATCTCAATATTATTGGGACACGATTGTAAGTTTTTACGAAAAGTATCTTCCATATGAAAACTTTACAAACTATTATTGGACATTATACTCAATGCTTATTCCATTTTTAAATTCTATGACAGTTGATCTTCCAAAGTGTGATGTATATCATACTATTACAACCGGTTATGCTGGCATTTCGGCCATTCTAAATGGTTTAAAATACAATATCCCTGTAATACTTACTGAGCATGGGATATACCATAGAGAAAGGCAGCTTGAAATCTTAAGAGCTGATTGGATAAAAGAAGAATTCAAAACAGGTTGGATTAAGTTATTTAATACAATAAGTTCTGTAGTTTACAAAGGCTCTGACAAAATAACAACTTTATTCAGTGAAAATCAAAAATATGAAAAAGAATTTTGTTCTATAGAAGAAAAATTCTTAATTATTCCCAACGGTATAGATACTAACAAATTTTCAAATCTTACATATAGGAAAAGAAAAACTCCATTCAATGTTGGTCTAGTTGGACGCATTGTGGAAATAAAGGATATTAAAACAGCAATTAAGGCTGCAAAAATTGTAAAGCAAAGAATAAAAGATTTTAAGCTCTTTATTATTGGACCAACAGATGAAGAGCCTGAATACTTTAGAGAGTGCAAAGAGTTAGTTGATATTCTAAATTTGCAAGATACAGTTGAATTTACTGGTATGGTTGATGTAAAAGAATATTACCCAGAAATAAATTTAATGATTCTATCCAGTGTAAGCGAAGGTCAACCCCTTGTAATATTAGAAGCATTTGCCGTAGGTATACCAGTAGTATCTACTAATGTTGGTGCATGCAGGGAACTTATATATGGAAGCAAAGAAGATTTTATATCACCTGCCGGAATTGTAGTAAAACCAAAAGACTTTATATCACTTGCAAATGCAATAATTTATATGTATGAAAATGATAAATTTAGACTCAACGCATCAGAAACTGGAAAGAAACGTGTACAGATGAGGTATAGATTGGATCAAATGATAGAAAACTACAAAAAACTATATCTCTCGGTGGTGAATTAA
- the pelG gene encoding exopolysaccharide Pel transporter PelG, whose product MAGVGFKLNKLFYKNQISTDVLAVIYSILTSSGPWIITTISLWVVIYFLKSADIYFNMAVIYAFILSIIFSGIFSMFLSRRTSDLIYSKKYEKILPETLSIILVNNLIVITYLLIFFLIFKHGIKFILSFSYLTTSLTTLWLISISSLATDSVNWYIFSYLTMGISSIILAKYFGIIGYAIAVNIGIIINVFVVIYYFGSSSKKISFEWVKEVKNYWQNLLIGFTYYLSIWIDDIIVWNHPKFGEEPISGFKFSYVYDSPMFFSYLTIIPTITMFILVLETRFYKKYKSFYDSLIKGYVLSEIILLKNSMEKELKQNISLTIKIQALITTVFFILNELELLPFSNQLSKPILRLGLIGAMLNGFYLMMLLLILYFDFRNLALAINLSVLGLNALLSTIFINKIGYAALGSGYAFSFAIGTFISYCLLKKRVNKIIQIEYSRQKVDLEEGYYLRLNELEKIREELK is encoded by the coding sequence ATGGCAGGCGTGGGCTTCAAACTTAATAAATTATTCTACAAAAATCAAATATCAACAGACGTTCTTGCAGTAATATATTCAATTTTAACATCGTCGGGGCCTTGGATAATAACAACTATATCTTTATGGGTTGTTATATATTTTCTAAAGTCAGCAGATATATACTTTAATATGGCTGTTATATATGCATTCATACTTTCAATTATCTTTTCTGGTATTTTTTCCATGTTTCTCTCACGAAGAACCTCAGATCTTATATATTCGAAAAAATATGAAAAAATACTTCCTGAAACACTTTCAATAATCCTAGTAAATAACTTAATTGTAATTACTTATCTTCTAATATTTTTTCTAATCTTTAAACACGGCATCAAATTCATTCTTTCCTTTTCCTATTTAACCACTTCACTTACGACGTTATGGTTAATATCGATATCATCGCTTGCCACTGATTCAGTAAATTGGTATATATTTTCATATTTAACTATGGGCATTTCTTCAATAATCCTAGCAAAATATTTTGGAATTATAGGTTATGCAATCGCAGTAAATATAGGAATAATAATAAACGTATTCGTAGTTATTTATTATTTTGGCTCAAGTTCCAAAAAAATTTCCTTTGAATGGGTGAAAGAAGTTAAAAACTACTGGCAAAACCTATTAATTGGTTTTACTTACTATCTTTCAATATGGATAGATGACATAATAGTTTGGAATCATCCAAAATTTGGTGAAGAACCAATTAGTGGATTTAAATTTTCATATGTATATGATAGTCCAATGTTTTTTTCTTATCTTACTATAATTCCAACAATAACAATGTTTATTCTTGTTTTAGAAACTAGATTCTACAAAAAATACAAAAGTTTTTATGACTCTTTGATCAAAGGTTACGTTTTATCTGAAATAATTCTATTAAAAAATTCTATGGAAAAAGAATTAAAGCAAAATATAAGCCTTACAATAAAAATTCAAGCACTTATAACAACAGTATTCTTCATCCTTAATGAACTTGAGTTGCTACCATTTTCTAATCAACTTTCAAAACCTATACTTCGTCTTGGATTAATAGGTGCCATGCTTAATGGATTTTATTTAATGATGCTTTTGTTAATACTTTATTTTGATTTTAGAAATCTTGCCCTTGCAATAAATCTAAGTGTCTTAGGTTTAAATGCTCTACTAAGTACTATATTTATAAACAAAATTGGGTATGCAGCCCTTGGTTCAGGTTATGCATTTTCATTTGCAATTGGAACCTTTATTTCATATTGCTTGCTCAAAAAAAGGGTCAACAAAATTATACAAATAGAATATTCAAGACAAAAGGTTGATCTTGAAGAAGGATATTATCTTAGGCTAAACGAACTAGAAAAAATTAGGGAGGAGTTAAAATGA
- a CDS encoding DUF2194 domain-containing protein: MKKVLIIFLAVISIITFSQKKFLLLYKGSEQYGEYMLKDYVIPYLEKNKIKYELLDVERMNFYRINSNDFSTIITWYYSNDLENSVLYLRQLSIFIENGGTFFFFNNIGANADAREVNNVFNKIGVHYKYGYKQLSTYNIEYDKNFFTTPPSTGLSRPVEEYEVFSKETKIILSFKTVDKKYPMIFLSKNGGGAIFNSFIDNKGNVILDIQKILHYLTNKKVGRENKILVVCDKYDKELYLEKQFQLKKLLGYAKINFETVYVENFFDHSYIDLTPFRYIIWITDSKFIHTNTIKRFINNGGTLLFITDPYNTPWNKNIVIEKNNIEKILFNKELFFLSNTDKGCEFDIDFDIDFNVDLDTSNIVLANLVGSKPIPAVWYKKEGNGYIGYIYPPIIMKETRGLILQCILEMQDFNISGFLNSFIFYLDDFPIPSYNVTKRDVIDTDFYYKMWWKDIKAFAKSYNIKYTIVTPLSYNGVSNPPFEFSEYLITHFPKDTLIEIDNSDFELGLHGYNHLSLTKENWPNPQNIVESLRSAKKFLESILGHKIFLNSYVAPNNIIDEYGIQNLIKALPEVTTIGTTYSSTDEFSEYMIYNSNVVIIPRSTYGYYPLKRILISSINTLANFGSFQHFIHPDDFFAKDRNPMQKDWEELITILDRFYYKIKSKMPWLKNYTASEAYPYFLDYLTQKYEYKINENYIEITIPNYSLMPKYFLLKTKLPIEKIIGGKIVSFYLENDIYIIQMQGKRMKIFFLR; this comes from the coding sequence ATGAAGAAAGTATTAATAATATTTTTAGCGGTAATTAGTATTATTACATTTTCACAAAAAAAGTTTCTTCTTCTCTACAAAGGCTCTGAACAATATGGAGAATACATGTTAAAAGACTATGTAATTCCCTATCTTGAGAAAAATAAAATAAAGTATGAATTGCTTGATGTTGAAAGAATGAACTTTTACCGTATAAATTCTAATGACTTTTCAACAATAATAACTTGGTATTATTCAAATGATCTTGAAAACTCTGTATTATATCTTAGGCAGCTTTCAATATTTATAGAAAATGGTGGAACTTTTTTCTTTTTTAACAATATTGGTGCAAATGCAGATGCAAGGGAAGTAAATAATGTTTTCAACAAAATTGGTGTACATTACAAATATGGATACAAACAGTTGAGCACTTATAATATAGAATACGATAAAAACTTTTTTACAACACCTCCAAGCACTGGTCTAAGCAGGCCAGTTGAAGAATATGAAGTATTTAGTAAAGAGACTAAAATAATCCTTTCTTTTAAAACAGTTGATAAAAAATATCCAATGATTTTTCTCTCAAAAAACGGTGGCGGTGCAATATTCAATAGTTTTATTGACAATAAAGGAAATGTTATACTAGATATTCAAAAAATATTGCACTATCTTACAAACAAAAAAGTTGGAAGGGAAAATAAAATTTTAGTTGTTTGCGATAAATATGACAAAGAACTTTATCTTGAAAAGCAATTTCAACTAAAAAAATTACTTGGATATGCCAAAATAAATTTTGAAACAGTTTACGTTGAAAATTTTTTTGACCATTCATATATAGATCTTACACCTTTTAGATACATAATATGGATAACTGATTCAAAATTTATACATACTAATACTATTAAAAGATTTATAAATAACGGTGGAACATTGTTATTCATAACAGATCCATACAACACTCCATGGAATAAAAATATAGTAATTGAAAAAAACAACATCGAAAAAATATTATTCAATAAAGAATTGTTCTTCTTGTCAAACACAGATAAAGGATGCGAATTTGATATAGATTTTGATATTGACTTTAATGTTGATCTTGACACCTCAAACATAGTACTTGCAAATCTTGTTGGAAGCAAACCTATCCCAGCCGTTTGGTACAAAAAAGAAGGAAATGGTTACATAGGTTATATATATCCACCAATAATAATGAAGGAAACAAGAGGATTAATTCTTCAGTGTATTCTTGAAATGCAGGATTTTAATATATCTGGATTTCTTAATTCTTTTATATTTTATCTTGATGACTTTCCAATCCCCTCATATAATGTAACAAAAAGAGATGTAATAGACACAGATTTTTACTATAAGATGTGGTGGAAAGATATAAAAGCTTTTGCAAAAAGTTACAACATTAAATATACAATAGTAACACCGTTAAGTTATAATGGAGTCAGCAATCCTCCTTTTGAATTTTCCGAATATCTAATAACTCATTTTCCAAAAGATACTCTTATAGAAATAGATAATTCAGATTTTGAATTAGGACTTCATGGATATAATCATTTATCTTTAACAAAGGAAAATTGGCCAAACCCTCAAAATATAGTTGAAAGTCTTAGATCAGCTAAAAAATTTTTAGAATCAATATTGGGTCATAAAATATTTTTAAATAGCTATGTGGCACCAAATAACATAATAGATGAATATGGTATTCAAAACCTTATAAAAGCCTTACCTGAAGTTACCACTATAGGGACAACGTATAGTTCCACAGATGAATTTTCAGAATATATGATTTACAATAGCAACGTTGTGATCATACCAAGATCTACATATGGTTATTATCCATTAAAAAGAATCCTAATTTCTAGTATAAATACACTTGCAAATTTTGGAAGCTTTCAACACTTTATACATCCCGACGATTTTTTTGCAAAAGACAGAAACCCAATGCAAAAAGATTGGGAAGAATTAATAACTATACTTGATAGATTTTACTACAAAATAAAATCTAAAATGCCTTGGCTAAAAAACTATACAGCTTCTGAAGCATATCCTTACTTTCTTGACTATTTAACTCAAAAATACGAATACAAGATAAATGAAAATTATATAGAAATAACAATTCCAAATTATTCACTAATGCCCAAATACTTTCTTTTAAAAACTAAACTTCCAATAGAGAAAATAATTGGAGGTAAAATTGTTTCTTTTTATCTCGAAAATGATATATACATAATCCAAATGCAAGGGAAAAGAATGAAAATTTTCTTTTTGAGGTGA
- a CDS encoding MJ1477/TM1410 family putative glycoside hydrolase: MENFIKLLTIGILLFLIIQPLSIERVEVPLIYQLQKINLRTIYSYYKPKFLIIDVQDIDEKDIYYIKKLKENGTTILSYLSIGEAEDYRSYWKKEWDKNPPEWLGSENPKWPGNYKVKYWHKEWQNIVFNMIDEILKYEVDGLYLDLIDSFVYWSENGYPKEFTALQMIDFVFQISNYVKSKGNFLVVPQNGENILYYDISNNYINAIDGIGIESLFFKYKKRIDEKITLNRLKYIQKIQNQGKFVLVTDYIFSPFFDNSQMINEFIELCEKHNFFGYPANKNKKLSDISGALKYFKEKEAK; this comes from the coding sequence GTGGAAAATTTTATTAAGCTACTTACGATTGGAATACTACTCTTTTTAATTATACAACCATTATCCATTGAAAGAGTTGAGGTACCTCTTATATATCAACTTCAAAAAATCAATTTAAGAACAATATATTCATACTACAAGCCTAAATTTTTGATTATTGATGTCCAAGATATTGATGAAAAGGATATATACTATATTAAAAAACTTAAGGAAAATGGAACAACAATCCTTTCTTACTTAAGCATAGGTGAAGCCGAAGATTATAGAAGTTATTGGAAAAAAGAGTGGGATAAAAATCCGCCTGAGTGGCTAGGAAGTGAAAATCCAAAGTGGCCTGGAAATTACAAAGTAAAGTATTGGCATAAAGAATGGCAAAATATTGTTTTTAATATGATTGATGAAATCTTGAAATATGAAGTAGACGGTCTCTACCTCGATCTAATCGATTCATTCGTTTATTGGTCAGAAAATGGATACCCAAAAGAATTTACAGCATTGCAGATGATTGACTTTGTCTTTCAAATATCAAATTATGTAAAAAGTAAAGGAAATTTTTTAGTCGTGCCACAAAACGGAGAAAATATATTATATTATGATATTTCAAACAATTATATAAATGCTATCGATGGTATAGGAATAGAATCTTTATTCTTTAAATACAAGAAAAGAATTGATGAAAAAATTACTTTAAATAGACTAAAATACATACAAAAAATCCAAAACCAAGGTAAATTTGTCCTTGTTACAGATTATATTTTTTCACCCTTTTTTGATAACAGCCAAATGATAAATGAATTTATAGAACTGTGCGAAAAACATAATTTTTTTGGATATCCAGCAAATAAAAACAAAAAACTCTCTGACATTTCTGGCGCACTTAAATATTTTAAAGAAAAAGAGGCCAAATAA
- a CDS encoding glutamine synthetase beta-grasp domain-containing protein — protein MGIDEIFRIIEDEKIRFVRLQFSDINGALKNVEIPSADLKRAFEKGIMFDGSSIEGFVRINESDMYLKPDPDTFAILPWTLEGQRSARIICDVYKQDGTPFEGDPRFRLRKVMQEAKDMGFVPHAGPEVEFFLLPRKNNKPSFEFLDEGGYFDLLPVDIAEHLRSEVAVMLEEMGIDVEATHHEVAPSQHEVDFRYSNALSAADAVQTVKLVIKTLAIKNNLYATFMPKPFFGVNGSGMHVHVSLLSTDLQKNMFFDEKSGDISEYMRYFIGGILKYSKSITAVTNPTINSYKRLVPGYEAPVNIAWSLANRSALVRVPAARGMGTRIEYRSPDPSCNPYLALAVIIKAGLQGIKDKIEPPLPVEKDIYHMKEEEKDNFGIDHLPSNLKEALDEMEKCELIKEALGEHIFNKFLEMKRLEWKDFSIAVTEWERQRYEII, from the coding sequence GTGGGGATTGACGAGATTTTCAGGATAATTGAAGATGAGAAAATCAGATTTGTAAGACTCCAGTTTTCCGATATTAACGGAGCTTTGAAGAATGTAGAAATTCCATCTGCAGATTTGAAAAGGGCCTTTGAAAAAGGTATTATGTTTGACGGCTCATCAATTGAGGGGTTTGTTAGAATTAACGAATCTGATATGTATTTAAAACCAGATCCGGATACCTTTGCAATTTTACCATGGACTCTTGAAGGACAAAGAAGTGCTAGAATTATTTGCGATGTTTACAAGCAAGATGGCACTCCTTTTGAAGGTGATCCACGTTTTAGATTAAGAAAAGTGATGCAAGAAGCAAAAGATATGGGATTTGTCCCACATGCAGGTCCAGAAGTTGAATTTTTCCTTCTTCCAAGAAAGAACAATAAACCTTCGTTTGAGTTCTTAGATGAAGGTGGATATTTTGATCTTTTGCCAGTAGATATTGCAGAGCATTTAAGAAGTGAAGTTGCAGTTATGCTTGAGGAAATGGGAATAGATGTTGAAGCAACTCACCATGAGGTTGCACCATCCCAACATGAAGTTGATTTTAGATACAGTAATGCACTTTCTGCGGCAGATGCAGTTCAAACAGTAAAACTGGTTATAAAGACTTTAGCAATAAAAAATAATCTATATGCAACCTTTATGCCCAAACCATTTTTTGGTGTAAATGGTAGTGGTATGCACGTACACGTAAGTTTGCTGTCAACTGATTTGCAAAAAAATATGTTTTTTGATGAAAAGAGTGGAGACATTTCTGAATATATGAGATACTTTATTGGTGGAATATTAAAATATTCAAAGTCAATTACTGCTGTTACCAATCCGACAATTAATAGTTATAAAAGGCTTGTTCCAGGATACGAAGCACCGGTAAATATTGCATGGTCTCTTGCAAATAGATCAGCCCTTGTTAGAGTTCCTGCGGCAAGGGGAATGGGAACAAGAATTGAATATAGATCTCCAGATCCTTCTTGTAATCCTTACCTTGCATTAGCAGTGATAATTAAAGCTGGATTACAGGGAATAAAAGACAAAATAGAGCCACCTCTTCCAGTTGAAAAGGATATTTATCACATGAAAGAAGAAGAAAAGGATAATTTTGGAATTGATCATTTACCTTCAAATTTGAAAGAAGCTTTAGATGAAATGGAAAAATGCGAGCTAATAAAAGAAGCTTTGGGGGAGCATATTTTTAATAAATTTTTAGAAATGAAAAGACTTGAGTGGAAGGATTTTTCAATTGCAGTTACAGAATGGGAAAGGCAAAGATATGAAATAATATAA
- a CDS encoding RluA family pseudouridine synthase, with protein MDKFVQEKAPSWISRTYIQKAIKSGEIRVNDEIKKPSYKLKLGDVVFLEFPEKPKEVEILPENIPLDILYEDKDIVVVNKSAGMITHPTPSFISGTLVNALMYHCKDFQGISGELRPGIVHRLDKDTSGVIVVAKNDKAHQSLSKQFKDRVTEKVYAAIVKGIVKKDYGTIEVPIGRNPVVRTKMAAVDWGKNALTYFKVLRRFKDATLVFAYPKTGRTHQIRIHMKYIGHPLLGDELYGSGKKDEVYGATRQMLHALKLSFYHPTTEEKMTFVAPLPKDFKRVLKILSEIY; from the coding sequence TTGGACAAATTCGTTCAGGAGAAAGCACCGAGTTGGATTTCAAGGACGTACATTCAGAAAGCGATAAAGAGTGGAGAGATAAGAGTAAATGATGAAATAAAAAAGCCAAGTTATAAATTAAAACTCGGTGATGTTGTTTTTTTGGAATTTCCAGAAAAACCTAAGGAAGTAGAAATTTTACCTGAAAATATCCCACTGGATATTTTATATGAAGATAAAGATATTGTTGTTGTAAATAAAAGTGCGGGAATGATAACCCATCCAACACCATCTTTTATATCTGGCACGCTTGTAAATGCGTTAATGTATCATTGCAAAGATTTTCAAGGTATAAGTGGGGAATTGAGACCTGGAATAGTACATCGCCTTGATAAAGATACAAGTGGTGTTATCGTAGTTGCAAAAAATGATAAGGCTCATCAGAGTTTATCAAAGCAATTTAAAGATCGAGTAACCGAGAAAGTTTATGCGGCAATTGTAAAAGGTATAGTAAAAAAAGATTATGGAACTATAGAAGTTCCAATTGGAAGAAATCCAGTTGTAAGAACCAAAATGGCCGCAGTTGATTGGGGTAAAAATGCACTTACGTATTTTAAGGTTTTAAGAAGATTTAAAGACGCAACGCTTGTTTTTGCATACCCTAAAACTGGAAGAACACATCAAATAAGGATACATATGAAATACATAGGCCACCCATTATTAGGTGATGAATTATACGGCAGCGGAAAGAAAGATGAAGTTTATGGCGCTACAAGGCAGATGCTTCATGCGTTAAAACTCTCTTTTTATCATCCTACAACAGAAGAAAAAATGACATTTGTAGCTCCTCTTCCAAAAGATTTTAAAAGAGTTTTAAAGATTTTATCTGAAATTTATTGA
- the lspA gene encoding signal peptidase II, producing MFWLTLAFVIDQITKYIATEYWRFNPTRLFNFFYLTYETNKGVAFGLFSSSKEIVIYLTLAIIIGLSIIPLFKKLTFWTNMFLGFIIGGALGNVVDRIRFGYVVDFITMPYWPTIYNLADFFILVGGIGIGLVLLWRRDIGDQRNSERERLEIGQIRSGESTELDFKDVHSESDKEWRDKSK from the coding sequence TTGTTCTGGCTTACTCTTGCTTTTGTTATTGATCAAATTACAAAATATATTGCAACAGAGTATTGGAGATTTAATCCAACGCGGCTTTTTAACTTTTTTTATTTAACGTATGAAACAAATAAAGGTGTAGCATTTGGTTTGTTTTCCAGCTCTAAGGAAATAGTTATTTATTTAACGCTTGCGATTATTATTGGTCTTTCAATTATACCGCTTTTTAAGAAGTTAACTTTCTGGACAAATATGTTTTTAGGATTTATTATAGGCGGAGCTCTTGGCAACGTTGTTGACAGAATAAGATTTGGTTATGTTGTAGATTTTATAACTATGCCTTACTGGCCTACTATTTATAATTTAGCAGATTTTTTTATTTTAGTTGGTGGGATCGGTATAGGATTAGTACTTCTTTGGAGGAGAGATATTGGAGATCAACGTAACAGCGAGAGAGAAAGGTTGGAGATTGGACAAATTCGTTCAGGAGAAAGCACCGAGTTGGATTTCAAGGACGTACATTCAGAAAGCGATAAAGAGTGGAGAGATAAGAGTAAATGA
- a CDS encoding CheR family methyltransferase: MSLEDFKKKRDSFQLNSLSGNTREFPMEEFNWFLEVVKKDFNFDLTGYKPHRVKRRIEMLIRKYGLKSYKEYYELIKKDEKKKDEFFDRMTINVTEFFRNPEKWWELRDKFIPELLKESGSKFKAWSAGCSTGEEPYSLAILLEELKAPSSAKVHATDIDIGVLTKARMGEYEERSFVSTPPQYLKKYFEVTSRGTYRVKQNVKNRVIFKRHNLLQDRFETGYDLILCRNVVIYFEMETKMELYEKFAKALRPGGILFIGNTERIFNYRQLGFEVVSPFIYRKL, from the coding sequence ATGTCGTTGGAGGATTTCAAAAAGAAAAGAGACAGTTTTCAATTGAATTCTCTATCTGGTAATACACGAGAATTTCCAATGGAAGAATTTAACTGGTTTTTGGAAGTTGTAAAAAAAGATTTCAATTTTGATCTTACAGGTTATAAACCACATAGAGTTAAAAGAAGAATAGAGATGTTAATTAGAAAGTATGGTTTAAAGTCATACAAAGAGTATTATGAGCTTATAAAAAAAGATGAAAAAAAGAAGGATGAATTTTTTGATAGGATGACTATAAATGTTACTGAGTTTTTTAGAAACCCAGAAAAATGGTGGGAACTTAGAGATAAATTTATACCTGAACTTTTAAAGGAAAGTGGTTCAAAGTTTAAGGCATGGAGTGCAGGATGTTCAACAGGAGAAGAACCATACTCTCTTGCAATACTTCTTGAAGAACTAAAGGCACCATCTAGTGCAAAAGTTCATGCAACGGATATTGACATTGGTGTTCTTACTAAGGCAAGAATGGGTGAATATGAGGAAAGATCATTTGTAAGTACTCCACCACAATATTTAAAAAAATATTTTGAAGTAACTAGTAGAGGGACATACAGGGTAAAACAAAATGTGAAAAATAGAGTAATTTTTAAAAGGCACAACCTTCTCCAAGATAGATTTGAAACTGGATATGATTTGATTCTTTGTAGGAATGTTGTTATATATTTTGAAATGGAGACAAAAATGGAATTGTATGAAAAATTTGCAAAAGCTCTTAGACCGGGTGGAATATTATTTATTGGAAATACGGAAAGGATTTTTAATTACAGACAACTTGGATTTGAAGTTGTATCACCATTTATATACAGGAAACTGTGA
- a CDS encoding YebC/PmpR family DNA-binding transcriptional regulator, producing the protein MSGHNKWANIKHRKAAQDAKKSKIFTKLIREIIVAAKEGGGDPETNPRLRAVLERARAANMPKDTIEKSIKKGTGELEGVDYQEIIYEAYAPAGVALYIYAMTDNKNRTAQELRHLLSKHGGSLAESGSVAWLFERKGIIEIPKEKIADFEEFAMVAIDAGAEDIIEDDPIQVITAPDMLTEVKDKLAENGFEGEAKVTFIPKNTVKVTGADAEKVLKLVSVLEDNDDVQEVYANFEIDDKELEEIMSKLEG; encoded by the coding sequence ATGTCAGGTCACAACAAGTGGGCAAATATTAAGCACAGAAAAGCTGCCCAAGATGCGAAAAAATCAAAGATCTTTACAAAATTGATTAGGGAGATTATAGTTGCTGCTAAAGAAGGTGGGGGAGATCCAGAAACAAACCCAAGATTAAGGGCAGTCTTAGAAAGAGCAAGAGCAGCAAATATGCCTAAAGATACAATTGAAAAGTCAATTAAGAAAGGTACCGGAGAATTAGAAGGTGTAGACTATCAAGAAATCATATATGAGGCATATGCTCCAGCTGGAGTGGCTCTTTACATTTATGCAATGACAGATAATAAAAATAGAACTGCTCAAGAGTTGAGACACCTTTTAAGTAAACACGGTGGTTCATTAGCAGAAAGTGGTTCAGTTGCATGGCTATTTGAAAGAAAAGGAATCATTGAAATTCCAAAAGAGAAAATTGCTGATTTTGAGGAATTTGCAATGGTTGCAATCGATGCTGGTGCAGAAGACATAATTGAAGATGATCCAATTCAAGTTATTACAGCTCCAGATATGTTAACTGAAGTAAAGGATAAATTAGCAGAAAACGGTTTTGAAGGTGAAGCAAAAGTAACGTTTATTCCAAAAAATACTGTTAAAGTAACAGGGGCAGATGCTGAAAAAGTATTGAAATTGGTTAGTGTTCTTGAAGATAATGATGATGTACAGGAAGTTTATGCAAACTTTGAAATTGATGATAAAGAGCTTGAAGAAATAATGTCAAAACTAGAAGGATAA